A region from the Vicia villosa cultivar HV-30 ecotype Madison, WI linkage group LG3, Vvil1.0, whole genome shotgun sequence genome encodes:
- the LOC131661478 gene encoding uncharacterized protein LOC131661478 — MGGKQKKISERASNQVMGFKVSQKPVVGFDLMQNCDLPPPSKVFLGSDKTVILSMNRVCNISGRAKEQDSKQHGDYLLENGDEEKDKRELLKALKASQTRAREAEKMAAILNKEKDGLSVALLEEAMQLFAYRQRVRLLELEVLNLQQKPAMLMPAEGAIGLPNEETTSVKWVLALIFSLGIGVATALAWCYT, encoded by the coding sequence ATGGGTGGGAAACAAAAGAAGATTAGTGAAAGAGCTAGTAATCAGGTTATGGGTTTCAAAGTTTCTCAGAAGCCTGTTGTAGGGTTTGACCTTATGCAGAACTGTGATCTTCCTCCACCTTCCAAGGTTTTTCTAGGTTCAGATAAAACTGTCATATTATCCATGAATAGGGTCTGTAACATTTCTGGCAGAGCAAAAGAGCAAGATAGTAAACAGCATGGTGATTACTTGCTCGAAAATGGTGATGAAGAAAAGGATAAAAGAGAGCTTCTTAAGGCGCTGAAAGCGTCTCAAACAAGAGCTAGAGAGGCAGAAAAGATGGCTGCTATTCTAAACAAAGAAAAGGATGGTCTCTCTGTTGCTTTGTTGGAAGAGGCCATGCAGTTGTTTGCATATCGCCAAAGGGTGAGATTGCTTGAGCTTGAAGTTTTGAACCTCCAGCAAAAGCCAGCAATGTTGATGCCTGCAGAGGGGGCTATAGGATTACCCAATGAAGAAACAACTAGTGTCAAATGGGTTCTGGCTTTGATATTTTCATTGGGAATTGGGGTTGCCACTGCCCTTGCTTGGTGTTACACCTAG
- the LOC131658077 gene encoding uncharacterized protein At4g04775-like yields the protein MDSTRSSSVGNSIGGSIPRCGCNESMKMFVSNTHENPRRKFWRCKNRGKSDAACDLFLWDDEVVEHNMRDGKKEVFRGGELVIKNSEFTLDQMKAFGLQFGKEFGKEFS from the exons ATGGACTCTACAAGAAGCTCGTCAGTTGGCAATTCAATCGGTGGATCAATACCCAGATGTGGATGCAACGAATCAATGAAGATGTTTGTCTCAAACACACACGAAAACCCTCGGAGGAAGTTTTGGAGATGCAAGAATCGTGGAAAG AGTGATGCAGCATGCGATTTGTTTCTTTGGGATGATGAAGTCGTGGAACACAACATGAGAGATGGGAAGAAAGAAGTTTTCAGAGGTGGAGAGTTGGTTATCAAAAACAGTGAATTCACACTTGATCAAATGAAAGCTTTTGGATTACAGTTTGGGAAAGAGTTTGGAAAGGAGTTTTCCTAA
- the LOC131655768 gene encoding germin-like protein has translation MKMNLIILFFFALFSSYTSQSNAFYANSNPDFCVADLSTPYTTSGYQCKSSKDVTVDDFVFSNFVTGKAIDPFNITLTVASVNNFPGLNGLDISAARVEVGANGTIAMHTHPDASELLIMVKGQLRAGFVTPNHAYVKDIKPGDVMAFPKGQVHFVVNYGVEEAVAFATYSSSNPSFQFLDHLLFANDLNSSMIAHSTLLGYSEIKRLKDVFGGSG, from the coding sequence atgaagatgaatcttATTATTCTTTTCTTCTTTGCTCTCTTCTCATCATATACCTCCCAATCCAATGCCTTTTATGCAAATTCTAATCCTGATTTCTGTGTAGCAGACCTAAGCACTCCATACACTACTTCAGGCTACCAATGCAAATCATCAAAAGATGTAACAGTCGACGATTTCGTATTCTCCAACTTTGTGACCGGAAAAGCAATAGATCCTTTCAATATTACCTTAACCGTTGCATCTGTCAACAACTTTCCAGGTCTCAATGGACTTGATATCTCTGCTGCAAGAGTCGAGGTCGGTGCAAACGGAACTATCGCAATGCACACTCATCCAGATGCATCTGAGTTACTAATCATGGTTAAGGGTCAATTAAGAGCTGGATTTGTAACACCTAATCATGCTTATGTGAAAGATATTAAGCCTGGTGATGTTATGGCTTTTCCTAAAGGACAGGTGCATTTTGTAGTTAACTATGGAGTTGAAGAAGCTGTTGCTTTTGCTACTTATAGTAGttcaaaccctagctttcagTTTCTTGATCATCTTCTCTTTGCAAACGACTTGAATAGTTCTATGATTGCACACTCTACTCTTCTTGGTTATTCAGAAATTAAGAGGCTTAAGGATGTGTTTGGTGGCAGTGGCTAG
- the LOC131655769 gene encoding uncharacterized protein LOC131655769 isoform X2: MLGFSYGEIFLLLGATAALIGPKDLPIISRTAGRIAGRAVAYVQLARGQVQSVMQQSQANQLHKELHGLMSQVDAIKHEVRSLSFINPGPLTRSLDNLDQPSILNDYRKPEGAGVNLSISSLTKDSTPLSSNSFNMQSQATTYAKLAEAPSIRNGSLASSAEVEKIKDGLQLIVMPVSAETAGLLPNRGGADVKGSDIVQEAILEAEVAHKAKEFFSQPENQPENQRGLI; encoded by the exons ATGCTGGGATTTTCATATGGAGAAATATTTCTATTGCTGGGAGCCACTGCTGCTCTGATTG GTCCAAAGGATTTGCCAATCATATCCAGAACAGCTGGGAGGATAGCCGGCCGGGCTGTTGCATATGTACAATTGGCCCGAGGACAGGTTCAATCTGTTATGCAGCAATCTCAAGCTAACCAG CTTCATAAGGAACTTCACGGACTGATGTCACAAGTAGATGCTATTAAACATGAAGTTCGAAGTCTATCATTCATAAATCCTGGCCCTTTAACTCGGAGCCTTGATAATCTCGACCAGCCATCTATCTTAAATG ACTACAGGAAACCGGAAGGGGCTGGGGTGAATCTCTCAATATCGTCTCTTACCAAG GATTCAACTCCATTGTCATCCAATTCGTTCAATATGCAAAGCCAAGCAACTACTTATGCCAAGTTGGCTGAGGCTCCTTCCATAAGGAATGGTTCATTGGCAAGCAGCGCTGAAGTTGAGAAGATTAAAGATGGTCTGCAGCTTATTGTCATGCCAGTTTCTGCTGAAACTGCTGGACTCTTACCAAATCGCGGGG GAGCTGATGTGAAAGGTTCTGACATAGTCCAAGAAGCAATTTTGGAAGCAGAGGTAGCTCATAAAGCAAAGGAGTTCTTTTCTCAGCCCGAGAATCAGCctgaaaatcaaagaggattgaTATA G
- the LOC131655769 gene encoding uncharacterized protein LOC131655769 isoform X1, with amino-acid sequence MLGFSYGEIFLLLGATAALIGPKDLPIISRTAGRIAGRAVAYVQLARGQVQSVMQQSQANQLHKELHGLMSQVDAIKHEVRSLSFINPGPLTRSLDNLDQPSILNDYRKPEGAGVNLSISSLTKDSTPLSSNSFNMQSQATTYAKLAEAPSIRNGSLASSAEVEKIKDGLQLIVMPVSAETAGLLPNRGGADVKGSDIVQEAILEAEVAHKAKEFFSQPENQPENQRGLI; translated from the exons ATGCTGGGATTTTCATATGGAGAAATATTTCTATTGCTGGGAGCCACTGCTGCTCTGATTG GTCCAAAGGATTTGCCAATCATATCCAGAACAGCTGGGAGGATAGCCGGCCGGGCTGTTGCATATGTACAATTGGCCCGAGGACAGGTTCAATCTGTTATGCAGCAATCTCAAGCTAACCAG CTTCATAAGGAACTTCACGGACTGATGTCACAAGTAGATGCTATTAAACATGAAGTTCGAAGTCTATCATTCATAAATCCTGGCCCTTTAACTCGGAGCCTTGATAATCTCGACCAGCCATCTATCTTAAATG ACTACAGGAAACCGGAAGGGGCTGGGGTGAATCTCTCAATATCGTCTCTTACCAAG GATTCAACTCCATTGTCATCCAATTCGTTCAATATGCAAAGCCAAGCAACTACTTATGCCAAGTTGGCTGAGGCTCCTTCCATAAGGAATGGTTCATTGGCAAGCAGCGCTGAAGTTGAGAAGATTAAAGATGGTCTGCAGCTTATTGTCATGCCAGTTTCTGCTGAAACTGCTGGACTCTTACCAAATCGCGGGG GAGCTGATGTGAAAGGTTCTGACATAGTCCAAGAAGCAATTTTGGAAGCAGAGGTAGCTCATAAAGCAAAGGAGTTCTTTTCTCAGCCCGAGAATCAGCctgaaaatcaaagaggattgaTATAG